One Paenibacillus sp. FSL H7-0737 DNA segment encodes these proteins:
- a CDS encoding post-transcriptional regulator, translating to MESEQWNHDQHSEEIEAMCRSKAEEFRLLGYEYVTSKDIWDCISRNYDKDGMPPLHKLVNDIYSLKANSYMTYLTLAAYRGLN from the coding sequence GTGGAATCGGAACAGTGGAATCATGATCAACATAGTGAAGAAATCGAAGCCATGTGCCGCAGCAAAGCTGAAGAATTCCGGCTCCTCGGCTATGAGTATGTAACCAGCAAGGATATTTGGGATTGTATCAGTCGTAATTATGATAAGGACGGAATGCCTCCCTTACATAAGCTGGTAAATGATATTTATTCCTTAAAAGCCAATAGTTACATGACTTATTTGACTCTTGCAGCTTATCGGGGGTTGAACTGA